The following proteins are encoded in a genomic region of Paenibacillus sp. FSL R7-0273:
- a CDS encoding helix-turn-helix domain-containing protein, whose translation MQEEKQEFLFCVEQVKRAGAFSMDTDHFHETYEIYYLLAGERSYYINNLVYSLRKGDLIFINRNELHRTMAKGTVRHERILINFRREFLQEMLGGKGLTLPFFSEQCLLLRPDAHEQGTIENLLFAMLKEQQEPRGHQSLYLQTLLIQFLIEMNRIRESAQAAIAPANDEKQRKVYEIIEYLQARYTGAVTLEELSERFYLSVPYLCRLFKQTTGFTIIEYLNTIRVQEAQRRLRESSDSVTRIAEDTGFDSIAHFGRVFKAIAKRSPLQYRKQNR comes from the coding sequence ATGCAGGAGGAGAAGCAGGAATTTTTGTTTTGTGTGGAGCAGGTGAAAAGGGCCGGCGCCTTCAGCATGGACACCGACCATTTTCATGAAACCTATGAAATCTATTATCTGCTTGCCGGGGAGCGCAGCTACTATATTAACAATCTGGTCTATTCTCTGCGCAAGGGCGACCTGATCTTCATCAACCGCAATGAGCTGCACCGGACAATGGCCAAGGGCACGGTACGCCATGAGCGCATCCTGATCAATTTCCGCCGGGAATTTCTGCAGGAGATGCTTGGGGGCAAAGGGCTTACGCTGCCCTTCTTCAGTGAACAGTGCCTGCTGCTGCGGCCGGATGCGCATGAACAGGGCACCATTGAGAACCTGCTGTTTGCGATGCTGAAGGAGCAGCAGGAGCCGCGGGGCCACCAGAGCCTCTACCTGCAGACGCTGCTGATCCAGTTCCTGATTGAAATGAACCGTATCCGCGAAAGCGCTCAGGCCGCAATCGCCCCGGCCAATGACGAGAAGCAGCGCAAGGTATATGAGATTATCGAATATCTGCAAGCCCGCTACACTGGTGCCGTTACGCTTGAGGAGCTGTCGGAACGGTTCTACCTCAGTGTTCCGTACCTGTGCCGCCTGTTCAAGCAGACGACCGGCTTCACGATTATTGAGTATCTGAACACGATCCGTGTCCAGGAAGCCCAGCGGCGGCTGCGGGAGAGCAGCGACTCCGTTACAAGGATCGCCGAGGACACCGGCTTCGACAGCATCGCCCACTTCGGCCGCGTGTTCAAGGCAATTGCCAAGCGCTCGCCACTGCAGTACAGGAAGCAGAACCGGTGA
- a CDS encoding Gfo/Idh/MocA family protein, with protein sequence MGSKKYAFVGTGGRAEFFYGEITTNYRETAEIVGLCDVNGARMAYVNTLLTDKYNYHAVPAYKAHEFDKMIEETKPDTVIVTSVDRTHHRYIVRAMELGCDVISEKPMTTDVEKCKEILDAIERTGKKLRVTFNYRYAPHNTKIRELIMDGAIGEVLSVNFEWLLNTQHGADYFRRWHRDKRNSGGLLVHKSTHHFDLMNFWLGSRPDTVFAMGDLRFYGRENAEKRGVTEFYQRVHGSKAAENDPFALHLKDNEQLKKMYLDTEHEDGYLRDQSVFGDNISIEDTMGVMVKYKNKTIMNYSLNAYLPWEGFNIVFNGTKGRMEVKVVEQSYVNAGGGKDQEGAVKNKQITIFPQFAAPYEVEIEEGVGGHGGGDPVMLRDIFERPADDRFNRAASHIDGAQSILTGIAANQSIATGLPVKVDQLLKL encoded by the coding sequence GTGGGAAGCAAGAAATATGCTTTTGTGGGCACGGGCGGCCGGGCCGAATTCTTTTACGGGGAGATTACAACGAATTACCGGGAGACTGCGGAAATTGTGGGCTTGTGTGATGTCAACGGGGCGAGAATGGCTTATGTAAATACACTGCTGACTGACAAATATAATTACCATGCTGTTCCAGCGTACAAGGCGCATGAATTCGATAAGATGATCGAAGAGACGAAGCCGGATACCGTAATTGTTACCAGTGTTGACCGTACACACCACCGTTATATTGTCCGGGCTATGGAGCTGGGCTGTGATGTCATTTCCGAGAAGCCGATGACTACGGATGTGGAAAAATGCAAGGAGATTCTGGATGCAATCGAACGCACCGGCAAAAAGCTGCGAGTAACCTTCAACTACCGCTATGCGCCGCATAACACCAAAATTCGCGAGCTGATAATGGACGGGGCGATCGGTGAGGTGCTGTCCGTCAACTTTGAATGGCTGCTCAACACGCAGCACGGGGCAGACTATTTCCGCAGATGGCACCGCGACAAGCGCAACAGCGGAGGGCTGCTGGTCCACAAATCGACGCATCATTTTGACCTGATGAATTTCTGGCTCGGCTCCCGGCCGGATACGGTATTTGCGATGGGCGACCTGCGTTTCTACGGGCGGGAAAATGCCGAGAAGCGCGGGGTTACCGAGTTCTACCAGCGGGTGCACGGAAGCAAGGCGGCAGAGAACGACCCGTTCGCCCTGCATCTCAAGGACAATGAGCAGCTGAAAAAGATGTATCTGGACACTGAGCACGAGGACGGGTACCTGCGCGACCAGAGCGTTTTTGGCGATAATATCAGCATTGAGGACACCATGGGCGTTATGGTCAAATACAAGAACAAGACGATCATGAACTACTCCCTGAATGCCTATCTGCCGTGGGAAGGCTTCAATATTGTATTTAACGGCACCAAGGGCCGGATGGAGGTCAAGGTTGTCGAGCAATCCTACGTTAATGCCGGAGGCGGCAAGGATCAGGAGGGTGCGGTAAAGAACAAGCAGATCACCATATTCCCGCAGTTTGCTGCCCCGTATGAGGTGGAGATTGAGGAGGGTGTCGGAGGACACGGGGGCGGTGACCCGGTGATGCTGCGTGATATCTTCGAGCGTCCGGCTGATGACCGCTTTAACCGGGCAGCCTCACATATTGACGGTGCCCAGTCCATACTGACCGGCATTGCCGCCAACCAGTCGATTGCCACCGGCCTGCCGGTGAAGGTGGACCAGCTGCTCAAGCTGTAA
- a CDS encoding S-layer homology domain-containing protein — protein sequence MKKRFLSKVLSIVTTVSLSIGSFAGIGYAGPADTSAYGEVLVSDTDSTSWTIAPGNTSRNLAVSPDGSIYALYNGGGEIRVAKSSDNGKTFQPSVLAASGSYEPEIAVSSSGTVYVVGVNNGSGVLVKSTDGGKTFGTPATIGSFMGSAVHMAVDGSYVYVTDTVGSDLYYSGDEGATFNKYAFNEYFAFTDLHVDPQTGNLIVQKDDPSLKYYVSSTHGQTFETAVIPNRSVYYSVGALSAGSKGQYLFVAGSGSNMVRMNIKDKSVTDLQGGNNLSAQGRSLSADSYGNVVTGFSNGSSVFFSVSQDLGTTLSSAVEVAATDVANAAINTTNGDVLYLYEKSGKIYLKVFQGLLSGYKLYLSNTNLYFNYPAQKKGSVTVTNTSDAALKINQVSVSGDFSIVSNTVASELAPGEGGVIEVQYLPQGPGTSNGNLTLKVDGEPDRVVLLSGISDAAAGSSAPLAADVTANATTDTVTVKNVPAGTEVTVYAADGTTVLGTGKNTADAAADVTVVVTAGLSAGEALKVSLTEPDLAESELTDITALNEVTASPAAADISANATTAAVTVKNVPANAVVSVYSEDGITVLGTVTNETGSPADVNIVIASGLADGQIVRIGSQEPGKDQSPLTDVPAAYEPTVAPAAGSLTANATTGVVTASGVPASVTVSVYAEDAVTVLGATYNDTGAAADFNFAVNGLVLGQTVKVSYTEVNKAASAKVEVKAVYERTVQPLAGNIDISATQSTVIVNQVPAGAAASIYNKNNKLLISAVNNTDTAGPLKFTGLALTEGDSISVTLTENKKTESAPLSVIITINAADAVNEASKLLEISYSAGESWENVLSALTLAANGSYGTQISWTSSKPEVIEIPAASGSIIKAAVNRGTKDESVVLSAKVSRDGQEKIRTFLLVVTAEGTSKVEDTSNIRNVEVKDQSDVTAQVPVKRINVTAADGTVSKIDKVVFDTAKAQEIISASVPGYNNATTVYIDELAGNAADEIAIEVPASTLALLGANGFRLNIQSDYSTITLNSAELQSMMGDNLDLYFRIVPVHSNSALAEVTPPVPTSFGGQNLKALGQPLEIETNYSGFETTLTIPFAKNGIKDVLDPNRLAVYIVHSDGDIELSAGTVVYNELKEPAGISFVINKFSTFNVVETSSSLPGSSATAPAGPAVPGVISESQTTATEATYSHSSYIQGYEDGTFKPGRAVTRAELAALLARNLGTTAAAAAGFTDVTAQHWAAEYISTVAAAGLMKGDPDGSFKPDRAVTRAEMAVLSARLKALSFDESGSAVSAIPDVNKHWAAGAVDAVKAAGLMTGFADGSFAPAKTLSRAEAVTVINRLFGRGPLTGVTRPSFSDVPAAHWAFADIEEAAVNHKYTIQNGKEVFAD from the coding sequence ATGAAGAAACGGTTTTTATCAAAGGTATTATCTATTGTTACTACCGTCAGTTTGAGTATAGGCTCTTTTGCAGGCATCGGCTATGCGGGCCCGGCGGATACAAGCGCGTATGGTGAGGTCCTGGTCAGCGATACCGATTCTACCAGTTGGACTATAGCACCGGGTAATACCTCAAGAAATTTAGCGGTTTCGCCGGACGGCTCCATTTATGCACTTTACAACGGGGGCGGGGAAATCCGCGTAGCCAAGAGTTCAGATAACGGGAAAACCTTTCAGCCAAGCGTGCTGGCAGCAAGCGGCAGCTACGAGCCGGAAATTGCGGTTTCCTCTTCCGGAACGGTGTATGTTGTAGGAGTGAATAACGGTTCAGGTGTACTCGTAAAAAGCACTGATGGCGGTAAAACATTCGGTACGCCAGCTACAATAGGCTCTTTTATGGGCAGTGCGGTACATATGGCTGTGGACGGCAGCTACGTTTATGTGACTGACACAGTAGGGTCAGACCTTTATTACAGCGGTGATGAAGGGGCGACCTTTAACAAGTACGCTTTTAATGAATATTTTGCCTTTACCGATCTGCATGTTGACCCTCAGACAGGTAATCTGATTGTACAAAAGGATGATCCTTCCCTGAAGTATTATGTCAGCAGCACCCACGGTCAGACCTTTGAGACGGCTGTAATTCCTAACCGTTCGGTATATTATTCTGTCGGTGCGTTATCGGCAGGCAGCAAAGGCCAATACCTGTTTGTAGCCGGATCGGGTTCGAATATGGTCCGAATGAATATCAAGGACAAATCTGTAACGGATCTGCAGGGCGGAAACAACCTGTCCGCACAAGGACGTTCCCTTAGCGCAGACAGCTATGGCAATGTCGTGACCGGCTTCAGTAACGGCTCCTCCGTATTTTTCAGCGTCAGCCAGGATCTGGGCACTACCCTTTCCTCAGCGGTTGAGGTCGCAGCCACTGACGTAGCTAATGCGGCAATCAATACGACGAATGGTGACGTTCTCTATCTGTATGAGAAGAGCGGCAAGATCTACCTCAAGGTGTTCCAGGGTCTGCTGAGCGGCTACAAGCTGTATCTCTCAAACACCAATCTGTACTTTAATTATCCGGCGCAAAAGAAAGGCTCCGTCACAGTAACCAATACGTCGGATGCCGCGCTTAAAATCAATCAAGTATCGGTCAGCGGCGACTTTTCCATCGTCAGCAATACCGTTGCTTCCGAGCTTGCCCCGGGTGAGGGCGGTGTGATTGAAGTGCAGTATTTACCGCAGGGTCCGGGTACCTCCAACGGCAACCTGACTCTTAAGGTGGACGGCGAGCCTGATCGTGTAGTTCTGCTGAGCGGTATCAGTGATGCTGCGGCAGGCAGCTCTGCACCGCTGGCAGCCGATGTTACCGCTAATGCGACTACGGACACAGTGACTGTTAAAAATGTTCCTGCCGGTACAGAAGTTACGGTATATGCCGCAGACGGCACGACTGTACTCGGAACAGGTAAGAACACTGCTGATGCAGCTGCCGATGTTACGGTAGTCGTTACAGCCGGATTAAGCGCAGGGGAAGCCCTGAAGGTGAGTCTGACTGAGCCAGATTTGGCTGAGAGCGAGCTTACAGATATCACAGCCCTAAATGAAGTGACGGCATCACCTGCTGCGGCTGATATTTCCGCCAATGCAACTACAGCTGCTGTTACTGTAAAAAATGTGCCTGCAAACGCAGTGGTATCTGTATATAGCGAAGATGGTATTACCGTGCTCGGAACAGTTACCAATGAGACTGGAAGCCCGGCTGATGTAAATATCGTAATTGCATCCGGACTTGCAGACGGACAGATCGTGAGAATCGGCTCACAGGAGCCGGGCAAGGATCAAAGCCCGCTGACAGATGTTCCCGCAGCCTATGAGCCGACCGTGGCGCCAGCAGCCGGTAGTCTGACGGCCAATGCGACGACCGGCGTAGTTACAGCAAGCGGCGTTCCGGCAAGTGTTACGGTATCTGTATACGCAGAAGATGCTGTAACTGTGCTGGGGGCTACTTATAATGATACCGGTGCTGCGGCTGACTTTAATTTTGCAGTGAACGGCCTTGTACTGGGACAGACTGTAAAGGTCAGCTACACTGAAGTAAATAAAGCGGCAAGCGCGAAGGTGGAGGTTAAGGCCGTTTATGAGCGGACTGTCCAGCCTCTGGCCGGAAATATTGATATCAGTGCCACTCAAAGCACTGTTATTGTCAATCAGGTGCCGGCAGGTGCGGCAGCTTCTATCTACAACAAAAATAACAAGCTGCTGATCAGCGCTGTAAATAACACAGATACAGCAGGTCCGCTGAAATTCACGGGCCTTGCCCTGACCGAGGGCGACAGCATTTCCGTTACACTGACAGAAAACAAAAAAACGGAGAGTGCTCCGCTTAGTGTAATTATAACTATCAACGCAGCAGACGCTGTAAATGAAGCCTCCAAGCTGCTTGAAATCAGCTATTCAGCCGGTGAAAGCTGGGAGAATGTATTGTCAGCCCTGACCCTTGCTGCGAACGGCAGCTACGGTACACAGATCAGCTGGACCTCCAGCAAGCCGGAGGTTATTGAAATTCCCGCAGCATCAGGCAGCATCATCAAGGCTGCTGTGAACCGCGGTACCAAGGATGAGTCTGTAGTGCTCAGTGCGAAAGTCAGCCGGGACGGACAGGAGAAAATCCGCACCTTCCTTCTGGTTGTAACTGCAGAAGGAACATCAAAGGTTGAAGATACCAGCAATATCCGCAATGTGGAAGTGAAGGACCAGTCGGATGTAACAGCCCAAGTTCCGGTAAAACGGATTAACGTAACGGCTGCAGACGGTACAGTCTCCAAAATTGACAAGGTAGTATTCGATACTGCCAAGGCTCAGGAGATCATTTCAGCTTCTGTACCGGGCTACAATAATGCAACTACTGTATACATTGATGAGCTGGCCGGGAATGCCGCTGATGAAATTGCAATTGAAGTTCCGGCAAGTACACTCGCCCTTCTGGGAGCAAACGGCTTCAGGCTGAATATCCAGAGTGACTATTCAACCATAACGCTGAATTCAGCTGAGCTGCAGTCCATGATGGGAGATAATCTGGATCTGTATTTCCGGATTGTGCCGGTTCACAGCAACTCAGCACTGGCAGAAGTAACACCTCCGGTTCCTACGTCCTTTGGCGGACAGAATCTGAAGGCGCTTGGCCAGCCGCTTGAGATCGAAACAAACTACAGCGGCTTTGAGACAACGCTGACGATTCCTTTTGCGAAAAACGGGATCAAGGATGTACTGGACCCTAACCGTCTGGCCGTATATATCGTGCACAGTGACGGGGATATTGAGCTTTCGGCGGGAACTGTCGTGTACAATGAGCTTAAAGAGCCGGCAGGCATTTCCTTTGTAATTAACAAATTCAGTACCTTCAATGTAGTTGAGACAAGCTCCTCGCTTCCGGGCAGCAGTGCAACTGCACCAGCGGGACCGGCTGTGCCAGGGGTTATCTCGGAAAGCCAGACTACGGCAACAGAAGCAACCTATTCGCATTCCTCTTATATCCAGGGTTATGAGGATGGTACCTTCAAGCCTGGCCGTGCAGTAACGCGGGCTGAGCTTGCTGCCCTTCTTGCACGCAACCTGGGGACAACTGCTGCAGCTGCAGCAGGCTTTACAGATGTAACAGCCCAGCACTGGGCTGCGGAGTATATCTCGACAGTTGCAGCAGCCGGCCTGATGAAGGGTGATCCGGACGGCAGCTTTAAGCCGGACCGTGCAGTAACCCGTGCCGAGATGGCGGTTCTGAGTGCACGTCTGAAGGCATTGTCCTTTGATGAGAGCGGATCTGCTGTTTCCGCCATTCCAGATGTGAACAAGCACTGGGCAGCAGGAGCTGTTGATGCTGTGAAGGCAGCAGGTCTAATGACCGGCTTTGCAGACGGAAGCTTTGCTCCTGCGAAGACATTAAGCCGTGCAGAAGCGGTAACTGTAATCAACCGTTTGTTCGGAAGAGGACCGCTTACGGGTGTAACCCGTCCAAGCTTCTCTGATGTCCCGGCAGCACACTGGGCTTTTGCAGACATTGAGGAAGCCGCAGTAAATCACAAATACACGATCCAGAACGGTAAAGAGGTTTTTGCCGACTAG